In Desulfovibrio sp., a single window of DNA contains:
- a CDS encoding alpha-hydroxy-acid oxidizing protein: MDLAALRKKAREEMKGYCRVCPVCDGRACAGEVPGMGGAGSGSAFFANLEALKSWRLNMRTIHGVKQADTSTTLFGRTLSLPILAAPMTGVVYNMGGKLAEDVYSEIIIAGCEAAGTMGMIGDGADPAMYAGGLKAIAAHDGHGIPFIKPRAQDAVLSLIRDAEAAKAVAVGMDVDGAGLITMALKGQPVGPKTFMELKEITASTNLPFIVKGIMTPDEAQLAVSAGAAAIVVSNHGGRVLDHTPGAAEVLPNIAAKVKGRTVILADGGVRTGADVLKLLALGADAALVGRPMAVAAFGGGVEGVAAWLQKMQSELVSAMLLTGTANVTEVSSDILSAKQ, translated from the coding sequence ATGGATTTGGCCGCTCTTCGCAAGAAGGCACGAGAGGAAATGAAGGGATACTGCCGGGTGTGTCCGGTCTGCGACGGCCGGGCCTGCGCTGGAGAAGTGCCGGGCATGGGCGGGGCCGGCTCCGGCTCCGCGTTTTTCGCCAACCTTGAGGCTCTCAAGTCCTGGCGGCTCAATATGCGCACCATCCATGGGGTAAAGCAAGCCGACACGTCCACCACCCTGTTCGGCAGGACCCTGTCCTTGCCCATTCTGGCGGCTCCCATGACGGGAGTGGTCTATAACATGGGCGGCAAGCTTGCCGAGGACGTCTACAGCGAGATCATCATCGCCGGCTGCGAAGCCGCAGGGACCATGGGCATGATCGGCGACGGGGCCGACCCCGCCATGTACGCGGGAGGCCTCAAGGCCATCGCCGCCCATGACGGACATGGCATCCCCTTCATCAAACCCCGCGCCCAGGACGCAGTGCTCTCCCTCATCCGCGACGCCGAAGCCGCCAAGGCCGTGGCAGTGGGTATGGATGTGGACGGGGCCGGGCTCATCACCATGGCCCTCAAAGGCCAGCCCGTGGGTCCCAAGACCTTCATGGAACTCAAGGAGATCACCGCCTCCACCAACCTGCCCTTCATCGTCAAGGGCATCATGACCCCGGACGAGGCCCAACTGGCCGTCAGCGCTGGAGCCGCCGCCATCGTGGTCTCCAACCACGGCGGACGCGTGCTCGACCACACCCCAGGAGCCGCCGAGGTGCTGCCCAACATCGCCGCCAAGGTGAAGGGACGCACCGTTATCCTGGCTGACGGCGGCGTGCGTACTGGCGCCGACGTGCTCAAGCTCCTGGCCCTGGGAGCCGACGCCGCCCTGGTGGGCCGCCCCATGGCCGTCGCTGCTTTCGGCGGAGGCGTCGAAGGTGTGGCAGCCTGGCTCCAGAAGATGCAGAGCGAGCTGGTCTCGGCCATGCTGCTCACCGGCACCGCAAACGTCACCGAGGTGTCCTCGGACATCCTATCGGCCAAGCAATAG
- a CDS encoding IMP cyclohydrolase — protein MDLLPIRRAILSVTDKSGLAEFAAFLHGNGVELVSTGGTKKAMTDAGLPVTAVDKVTGFPEMLGGRVKTLHPNIHAGILADKDNPEHLDTLEKFKLKPFDLICVNLYDFAKAAQAKASLKDAVEQIDIGGPTMLRASAKNFHSILVVPSPEYYGRITDALKANGMRAPLALRHEMAVETFKATSAYDAMIAGYLGQA, from the coding sequence ATGGATCTATTGCCCATTCGCAGGGCCATTCTTTCCGTCACTGACAAGTCGGGTCTGGCAGAGTTTGCCGCATTTCTTCACGGGAACGGCGTTGAGCTGGTTTCCACCGGCGGCACCAAGAAAGCCATGACAGACGCCGGGCTTCCGGTCACGGCCGTTGACAAGGTCACCGGTTTCCCAGAAATGCTGGGCGGCCGGGTCAAAACCCTGCACCCCAACATCCACGCCGGCATCCTCGCCGACAAGGACAATCCCGAACATCTGGACACGCTTGAGAAATTCAAGCTCAAGCCCTTCGACCTCATCTGCGTCAATCTCTACGACTTCGCCAAGGCAGCTCAGGCCAAAGCCTCCCTCAAGGACGCGGTGGAGCAGATCGACATAGGCGGTCCCACCATGCTGAGGGCTTCCGCCAAGAACTTTCATTCCATCCTGGTTGTTCCCTCCCCCGAATACTACGGGCGCATTACCGATGCCCTCAAGGCCAACGGCATGAGAGCTCCTCTCGCGTTGCGCCACGAGATGGCTGTGGAGACCTTCAAGGCCACGTCGGCTTACGATGCAATGATCGCAGGATACCTGGGGCAGGCGTAG
- a CDS encoding tetratricopeptide repeat protein, with the protein MSGHLDYEINKELGECYLFMGDLDKAEEYYQKAMNSNGVHPDPYMGLATIAVHRGELDNAYAFYRKAANVEASDKPLSGMAMIEMERGEHAKAFDHFSQALEHNPENMVALYSLIRLGHAIERLDEVEPHLENYLAIDPLKHDIRYALAGCLVKAGRDADAKAQLDKILEHEPGHACAVELKDHLEAKAA; encoded by the coding sequence ATGAGCGGCCATTTAGACTACGAAATCAACAAGGAACTCGGTGAGTGCTACTTGTTCATGGGCGACCTGGACAAGGCCGAAGAGTACTACCAGAAGGCCATGAACTCCAACGGCGTCCATCCAGACCCGTACATGGGGTTGGCCACAATCGCCGTGCACCGCGGGGAGCTGGACAACGCCTACGCGTTCTACCGCAAAGCGGCCAACGTCGAGGCCAGCGACAAGCCGTTGTCGGGCATGGCCATGATCGAGATGGAGCGGGGCGAGCACGCCAAGGCATTCGACCACTTCTCTCAGGCGTTGGAACACAACCCGGAGAACATGGTGGCGCTCTACAGCCTCATCAGGCTGGGCCACGCCATCGAGCGGTTGGACGAGGTGGAGCCTCATCTCGAGAATTACCTGGCCATCGATCCCTTGAAGCACGACATCAGGTACGCCCTGGCAGGCTGCCTGGTGAAGGCCGGCCGCGACGCCGACGCCAAGGCCCAGCTGGATAAGATCCTGGAGCACGAACCGGGCCATGCCTGCGCCGTGGAACTCAAGGACCACCTGGAAGCCAAGGCTGCCTAG
- the flgB gene encoding flagellar basal body rod protein FlgB, whose amino-acid sequence MPGIYGTNTDLLAKVMDMRLERQNLVMSNLANINIPGYKARTLDFENALQQAVGTAEMRGALTRTNTKHIPVAFNAQGFEGSVAKEFKPRTIYGADAVDMDKEMSTMAKNSLMYNALTTVMQKGFEGITKIIQEGGK is encoded by the coding sequence ATGCCGGGCATATATGGAACGAATACGGATCTGCTCGCCAAAGTCATGGACATGCGCCTGGAGCGTCAAAACCTCGTCATGTCCAACCTGGCCAATATCAACATCCCTGGATACAAGGCCCGCACTCTCGACTTCGAGAACGCCCTCCAGCAGGCCGTGGGCACCGCCGAAATGCGCGGAGCCCTGACCCGGACCAACACCAAGCACATCCCAGTGGCATTCAACGCACAGGGGTTCGAAGGCAGCGTTGCCAAGGAATTCAAGCCCCGCACCATCTACGGGGCCGACGCCGTGGACATGGACAAGGAGATGTCCACCATGGCCAAGAATTCCCTGATGTACAACGCGCTGACCACTGTGATGCAAAAGGGATTCGAAGGCATCACAAAGATCATTCAGGAAGGAGGTAAGTAG
- the flgC gene encoding flagellar basal body rod protein FlgC, translating to MDFMTALDIGGSALSAQRTYMNVIAMNLANAKTTRTANGEGPYQRKSVALESTQVTPFGKAMNAALTQDLQGVRVTGIVNDNRPTKQVYEPGHPDADQNGYVQYPDINVVEEMTNMIQVSRSYEANTSTISTIKAMYNKALEISR from the coding sequence ATGGATTTCATGACCGCACTTGACATCGGCGGTTCGGCGCTTTCCGCCCAGCGCACTTACATGAACGTGATCGCCATGAACTTGGCCAACGCCAAGACAACGCGCACGGCCAATGGGGAGGGTCCATACCAGCGCAAGTCCGTGGCCCTTGAGTCCACCCAGGTCACCCCGTTCGGCAAGGCCATGAACGCTGCCCTCACCCAGGATCTTCAAGGCGTGCGCGTTACCGGAATCGTCAACGACAACCGCCCCACCAAGCAGGTATACGAACCCGGGCATCCCGACGCGGACCAGAACGGCTATGTTCAATATCCCGACATCAACGTGGTCGAAGAAATGACCAACATGATCCAGGTGAGCCGCAGCTACGAAGCGAACACCTCCACCATCAGCACCATCAAGGCCATGTACAACAAAGCCCTTGAAATCAGCCGCTAG
- the fliE gene encoding flagellar hook-basal body complex protein FliE → MAINPVAINAYRAAMGQTTQGVAGVEKKVAEAFGTGTKKTSFVDSLKNSVAEVNAEQIKKDQMVASFATGENQNVHELMIQLQKAGLAMSMTSSVRNKVLEMYRELVKMPF, encoded by the coding sequence ATGGCCATCAATCCCGTCGCTATAAACGCCTACCGCGCCGCCATGGGCCAAACCACCCAGGGCGTGGCCGGTGTCGAGAAGAAAGTCGCCGAAGCCTTCGGAACCGGCACAAAGAAAACCAGTTTCGTTGATTCCCTCAAGAATTCCGTGGCTGAAGTCAACGCCGAGCAGATAAAGAAGGACCAGATGGTGGCCTCTTTCGCCACGGGCGAAAACCAGAACGTCCATGAACTGATGATCCAGTTGCAGAAGGCCGGCCTGGCCATGTCCATGACCTCGAGCGTGCGCAACAAGGTTCTGGAAATGTACAGAGAACTGGTGAAAATGCCTTTCTAG
- the fliF gene encoding flagellar M-ring protein FliF yields the protein MPVALKSLLDQATRFWSGRTLAQQILFAGIAVSVVSAFVLMIVWINQPDYKVLFTKLSQDDANRVMELLKANKTPYKLEDGGQTVLVPVDQVSETRLKVAGEGKLRGAGLGYEIFDETKVGQTDFVQRINYQRALQGELSRTISEFPQVEKARVHLVLPQKSLFIEEQRKPSASVVLTLKSGAKLEQKQIQGIVNFVAMSVEGLEPNRVTITDTAGKIVFQAKDGQSIDGLTSTQFEFRNNYQQNVERRIEELLTPIVGGGKSIAKVSASLDFSQRVTKRQSFDPNKTVVRSETREESSTNQKANVDGSVPETNFRGDGFTGTQNKVDQNSEKRITNYEIDAEQQEVVAPSGELQRLSVAVIVDYVQDPNSKEPKFIPRPAEDLERIKQAVAQAVGIDSKRGDSIEVSCMSFGDREIMGEPSLTQNMLEYAQRLGKPFLNGFLVFLFLILVVRPVVMALIRPRVTREEIEQISRLPEAERRIALAEPEEEETELLEISKRLENAKALAQQLFETNTEQAILVLRGWLKQEAA from the coding sequence ATGCCCGTCGCCCTCAAATCCCTTCTGGATCAGGCCACCCGCTTCTGGTCAGGCCGCACCCTGGCCCAGCAGATACTTTTCGCAGGCATCGCCGTTTCGGTGGTGTCGGCTTTCGTGCTGATGATCGTGTGGATCAACCAGCCCGACTATAAGGTGCTCTTCACCAAGCTCTCCCAGGACGACGCCAACCGGGTCATGGAGCTCTTAAAAGCCAACAAGACACCCTACAAGCTTGAAGATGGCGGCCAGACCGTGCTGGTCCCGGTCGACCAGGTCAGCGAGACTCGACTCAAGGTGGCGGGTGAGGGCAAATTGCGAGGCGCCGGGCTTGGCTATGAGATATTTGACGAAACCAAGGTTGGGCAGACCGACTTCGTGCAGAGAATCAACTACCAGCGGGCCCTTCAGGGCGAACTCTCGCGCACCATCTCTGAATTCCCACAGGTGGAAAAGGCCAGGGTCCACCTGGTGCTGCCCCAGAAGAGCCTGTTTATCGAGGAGCAGCGCAAGCCCAGCGCCTCGGTGGTGCTCACTTTGAAAAGCGGTGCCAAGCTTGAGCAAAAACAAATCCAGGGCATCGTCAATTTCGTGGCCATGAGTGTCGAAGGTCTGGAGCCGAACCGGGTCACAATCACCGACACCGCAGGTAAGATCGTCTTCCAGGCCAAAGATGGCCAGAGCATAGACGGCCTCACCAGCACCCAGTTCGAATTCCGCAACAACTACCAGCAGAACGTCGAACGCCGTATTGAAGAGCTCCTGACCCCCATCGTGGGCGGCGGGAAGTCCATTGCCAAGGTCTCCGCCAGCCTGGACTTCTCCCAGCGGGTCACCAAGCGCCAGTCCTTCGATCCCAACAAGACCGTGGTCCGTTCCGAGACCCGGGAAGAATCCTCCACCAACCAGAAGGCAAACGTGGACGGATCGGTTCCGGAAACAAACTTCCGGGGCGACGGATTCACCGGCACCCAGAACAAGGTGGACCAGAACTCCGAAAAGCGCATCACCAACTACGAGATCGACGCCGAGCAGCAGGAAGTCGTCGCGCCTTCCGGGGAGTTGCAGCGTTTGAGCGTCGCGGTTATCGTGGACTACGTTCAGGATCCGAACAGCAAGGAGCCGAAGTTCATTCCAAGGCCGGCTGAAGACCTGGAGCGCATCAAGCAGGCCGTGGCCCAAGCCGTGGGCATCGACTCCAAGCGGGGCGACTCCATCGAAGTGAGCTGCATGTCCTTCGGTGACCGGGAGATCATGGGCGAGCCAAGCCTCACCCAGAACATGCTGGAATACGCCCAGCGTTTGGGCAAGCCCTTCCTGAACGGTTTCTTGGTGTTCCTCTTCCTGATTCTGGTGGTCAGGCCCGTGGTCATGGCTCTCATTCGCCCCAGGGTCACCCGCGAGGAGATCGAGCAGATCAGCCGTCTGCCAGAAGCCGAGAGGCGCATCGCCCTGGCGGAGCCGGAAGAGGAAGAAACGGAACTTTTGGAGATCTCCAAACGGCTTGAGAACGCCAAGGCCCTGGCGCAGCAGCTGTTCGAAACAAACACGGAGCAGGCCATCCTGGTCCTGCGTGGATGGCTTAAGCAGGAGGCCGCATAA
- the fliG gene encoding flagellar motor switch protein FliG: MALNGPQKTAVLCLALGDKFCSEVFKRMDRGEIARISKAMLEIDTVEKEGVEEVLKEFNESLQYGLDMLVGGPDTVRRMLGKSLDADTAKYILDSLEIASGPTPFQELENVSPRILAQILRSEHPQTLALILGHLHPDQAAELLQNLPSGVRAEVLMRLARLEAVAEEMLVEVDKVLQSQLIAMGGKEGKKVGGVPAVAEILNSVDRATEEEVLSEIEEESAQMAEDIRNLMFVFEDIKAMDDRSIRELLKEVSNEELTQALKGASDDLKDKFFKNLSERAATMIREDLEIMGPVRLADVEAAQQNVVKTVRRLEAEGKIAIGRGGGDVFI; this comes from the coding sequence ATGGCCCTGAACGGACCGCAAAAGACCGCAGTGCTCTGCCTGGCGCTCGGCGACAAATTCTGCTCCGAGGTGTTCAAGCGCATGGATCGCGGCGAAATCGCCCGCATCTCCAAAGCCATGCTCGAAATCGACACCGTGGAAAAGGAAGGCGTCGAAGAGGTGCTCAAGGAGTTCAACGAGTCCCTGCAGTACGGGCTGGACATGCTCGTCGGCGGTCCGGACACAGTCAGGCGGATGCTCGGCAAATCCCTCGACGCCGACACAGCCAAGTACATTCTGGATTCCTTGGAGATCGCCTCCGGCCCAACGCCTTTCCAGGAGCTGGAGAATGTCTCTCCGCGCATACTGGCCCAGATACTCAGGAGCGAACATCCGCAGACCCTGGCCCTCATCCTTGGCCACCTCCATCCGGACCAGGCGGCGGAACTTTTACAGAACCTGCCGTCAGGCGTACGGGCCGAAGTGCTCATGCGCCTGGCCCGCCTGGAAGCCGTTGCCGAAGAGATGCTGGTGGAAGTGGACAAGGTGCTGCAAAGCCAGCTCATCGCCATGGGTGGCAAGGAAGGCAAGAAAGTGGGCGGCGTGCCGGCCGTGGCCGAAATCCTCAACTCGGTGGACCGCGCCACCGAAGAGGAAGTCCTCTCCGAGATCGAAGAGGAATCGGCGCAGATGGCCGAGGACATCCGCAACCTCATGTTCGTGTTCGAGGACATCAAGGCCATGGACGACCGCTCCATCCGCGAACTCCTGAAGGAAGTCTCCAACGAGGAACTCACCCAGGCACTCAAGGGCGCCTCCGACGACTTGAAGGACAAGTTCTTCAAGAACCTCTCCGAGCGTGCCGCCACCATGATCCGGGAAGACCTGGAGATCATGGGCCCGGTTCGCCTGGCCGATGTGGAAGCTGCCCAGCAGAACGTGGTCAAGACCGTGAGAAGGCTGGAAGCCGAAGGCAAGATAGCCATCGGCAGAGGCGGCGGCGATGTCTTCATCTAA
- a CDS encoding flagellar assembly protein FliH, translated as MSSSNQDTVETGAFLPGNARVVMSVGSAGPSEMTVHEIEGTKIQVLDEQTELAFWARVRAKAQAKAKDILGQAMAEAEVIREQARQEGLAQGLADSRQACQAELAGMGANLAGLLESLEKERQALWGKHRQEFASLLKLAVEKTLHTELSLRHHEILGNLMDQAIELLDTRAGFTILVNPSDEAATAQLLEEAKKVHPTLGAWRIKTDPNMAPGGVRLESEAGMVDNTLDTRFEQISDLLDRVEFNDGQP; from the coding sequence ATGTCTTCATCTAACCAGGACACTGTTGAAACCGGCGCATTCCTGCCCGGAAACGCCCGGGTGGTCATGAGCGTTGGGTCCGCCGGCCCGTCCGAGATGACCGTTCACGAGATTGAAGGCACCAAGATCCAGGTGCTGGACGAGCAGACCGAGCTGGCCTTCTGGGCCAGAGTCCGGGCCAAGGCCCAAGCCAAGGCCAAGGACATCCTTGGCCAGGCCATGGCGGAAGCTGAAGTGATACGCGAACAAGCCCGCCAGGAAGGCCTTGCGCAAGGTTTGGCCGATTCCCGCCAGGCCTGCCAGGCGGAACTTGCCGGCATGGGCGCGAATCTGGCCGGACTGCTTGAGAGCCTTGAAAAGGAGCGGCAGGCTCTTTGGGGCAAACATCGCCAGGAGTTCGCATCATTACTCAAGCTCGCTGTGGAAAAAACACTCCATACCGAGCTTTCCCTGCGACATCATGAAATTCTGGGCAACCTCATGGATCAGGCCATTGAGTTGCTGGACACCCGTGCCGGGTTTACCATCCTGGTGAACCCAAGCGATGAAGCGGCCACCGCCCAGCTTTTGGAGGAAGCCAAAAAGGTCCATCCCACGCTTGGCGCCTGGAGGATCAAGACCGATCCCAACATGGCCCCGGGCGGAGTCCGCCTGGAGTCCGAGGCAGGCATGGTGGACAATACCTTGGACACCCGCTTTGAACAGATTTCCGACCTTCTGGACCGGGTCGAATTCAACGATGGGCAGCCGTAG
- a CDS encoding FliI/YscN family ATPase has protein sequence MDAPACISLLSGLEPVRTYGKVSKVVGLIAEGKGIKAPLGAVCRLLGEGGHDEGVPAEVVGFRDDSCLLMPYGDLRGISQGCLVQNTATPPLLPVGRRFLGRTIDAFGNPIDDKGPIDPRRYYPLYGDPPSPLARPRITEPMDVGVRAINGLLTLGKGQRVGIMAGSGVGKSTLMGMIARNTKADVNVIGLIGERGREVLEFIEKDLGPEGLARSVLVVATSDQSPLVRMRAAYAATAMAEFFRDQGGDVILMMDSVTRFAMAGREVGLAAGEPPTTRGYTPSVFAHLPKLLERAGRNTVGSITGIYTVLVDGDDFNEPIADATRSILDGHIVLTRELADQGHFPAIDVLKSISRLRTDVAPDEAIAAGRTFIRMLATYKRVEDMVNIGAYQAGASQEIDQALQMIGPIRDYLQQHVAQSETLEGSFAALQALVGD, from the coding sequence ATGGACGCCCCTGCCTGCATTTCACTGCTCTCGGGTCTGGAACCGGTCCGCACCTACGGCAAGGTAAGCAAAGTTGTTGGCCTCATCGCTGAAGGCAAAGGAATCAAAGCCCCTTTGGGAGCCGTCTGCCGGCTGCTTGGCGAGGGAGGACACGATGAGGGAGTGCCCGCCGAGGTGGTGGGCTTTCGCGACGACTCCTGCCTGCTCATGCCCTACGGCGACCTGCGTGGCATAAGCCAGGGCTGTCTGGTCCAGAACACGGCCACCCCCCCGCTGTTGCCAGTGGGTAGGCGTTTTTTGGGCCGCACCATTGACGCCTTCGGCAACCCCATCGACGACAAGGGCCCCATCGACCCCAGGCGCTACTACCCGCTCTACGGCGATCCGCCCAGCCCGCTGGCCAGACCCCGCATCACAGAACCCATGGACGTGGGAGTACGGGCCATCAACGGTCTCTTGACCCTGGGCAAGGGTCAGCGTGTGGGAATCATGGCCGGATCCGGGGTTGGCAAATCAACGCTCATGGGCATGATCGCCCGCAACACCAAGGCGGATGTGAACGTCATTGGGCTTATAGGCGAACGTGGCCGGGAAGTCCTGGAATTCATCGAGAAGGACCTGGGGCCAGAAGGCTTGGCCCGATCCGTACTGGTTGTGGCCACCTCGGACCAGAGCCCGCTGGTGCGCATGCGCGCCGCCTACGCCGCCACGGCCATGGCCGAGTTCTTCCGCGACCAGGGCGGCGACGTCATCCTGATGATGGACTCCGTGACACGTTTCGCCATGGCCGGCCGCGAAGTGGGTCTGGCTGCGGGCGAACCGCCAACCACCAGGGGCTACACTCCTTCTGTTTTCGCCCACCTTCCGAAGCTGCTCGAACGCGCCGGGCGTAACACCGTAGGTTCCATCACCGGCATCTACACCGTGCTGGTGGATGGTGACGATTTCAACGAACCCATCGCCGATGCGACCCGCTCCATCCTGGATGGGCATATCGTGCTCACGCGCGAACTGGCCGACCAGGGACACTTCCCGGCCATCGACGTGTTGAAGAGCATAAGCCGTCTGCGCACAGACGTCGCCCCCGACGAGGCCATTGCAGCCGGGCGGACATTCATCCGAATGCTTGCCACCTATAAGCGTGTTGAGGACATGGTGAACATCGGCGCCTACCAGGCTGGAGCCAGCCAGGAGATCGATCAGGCCCTGCAGATGATCGGCCCCATCCGCGACTATCTCCAGCAGCATGTTGCCCAGTCTGAAACACTGGAAGGCAGCTTTGCCGCTCTCCAGGCCTTGGTGGGCGACTAA
- a CDS encoding SIS domain-containing protein, with protein MCSLTQAILYTRSGSESMDLASGVATGAELIQERTQAGSKLMFIGNGASAAISSHMATDFWKTGGMRAMAFNDSSGLTCIGNDYGYQHLFEKPVEMFADPGDVLVAISSSGRSENILRAVAAARSKKCQVLTLSGFEPDNPLRALGDGNFYVPVQSYGQVEVLHHSICHCLLDTIVATRRG; from the coding sequence ATGTGTTCGCTCACCCAGGCCATCCTGTACACCCGCTCCGGGAGCGAGAGCATGGATCTTGCTTCGGGCGTGGCCACTGGAGCCGAATTGATCCAAGAGCGCACCCAGGCAGGGAGCAAGCTCATGTTCATCGGTAACGGAGCTTCAGCGGCAATCTCCTCGCACATGGCAACGGATTTTTGGAAAACCGGCGGAATGCGGGCCATGGCTTTCAACGACTCATCGGGTCTGACCTGCATAGGCAATGATTATGGCTACCAGCACCTCTTTGAAAAACCCGTGGAAATGTTCGCCGACCCGGGCGACGTGCTGGTGGCGATCAGTTCCTCGGGCCGTTCGGAAAATATTCTGCGCGCGGTGGCTGCAGCCAGAAGCAAGAAGTGCCAGGTGTTGACCCTGTCCGGCTTTGAGCCGGACAATCCTCTCCGGGCCCTTGGGGATGGCAACTTCTACGTGCCGGTTCAGTCGTATGGGCAGGTAGAGGTACTGCACCACTCCATCTGCCATTGTCTGTTGGACACCATCGTGGCTACGCGAAGGGGATAG
- a CDS encoding polysaccharide biosynthesis protein, translated as MKRFLKQNFLILVLMNSGNIFNYLFQLTAGRAMSPDEFGSFNALNSSTVILAAPMGIVPLIMARFTAGFALEGMGRVRGLFGKAMKLSVLAALAAGVIGLACASLLRDFLHLDSIGPVYVMLGLVVLSLMVPVPWGMLQGLQRFTGYGLAGASNACIRFAASLVLLTWLAQGVTGAMLCGLIGILFQAGIALLFLKDIFPIKPDPLPHGFHKEVGKYSLAMVVSSVVTMCLNNLDLVLVRHFCPGNDAGLYATAAILGRIAFYGPAVLMSVLFTEAATAKASGEDGDKSLWMSVGMTVLLGGGFASVCVAFPELVMRLLFGAQYVTGGPLLAVIAPAMALLATANVLFVYSQARNEFGFMWVQGSGVALFATMVVLKHDNAMQVAYMLLASVVFILVATLIWFFLKVRRANAAV; from the coding sequence GTGAAGCGGTTTCTCAAACAGAATTTTCTCATCCTCGTGCTCATGAACTCGGGCAACATCTTCAACTACCTGTTCCAGCTGACTGCCGGCCGGGCCATGTCGCCGGACGAGTTCGGCAGTTTCAACGCACTCAACTCCTCCACGGTTATTCTTGCGGCTCCAATGGGGATCGTACCGCTTATCATGGCTCGGTTCACGGCCGGTTTCGCTCTGGAAGGGATGGGCCGGGTGAGAGGGCTCTTCGGCAAGGCCATGAAGCTGTCGGTACTGGCAGCTTTGGCGGCTGGCGTGATTGGTTTGGCCTGCGCCTCGCTGCTCCGGGATTTTCTCCACCTGGACTCGATCGGACCGGTGTACGTGATGCTGGGTCTTGTGGTGTTGTCGCTCATGGTGCCGGTCCCCTGGGGGATGCTCCAGGGCTTGCAGCGTTTCACTGGATATGGCTTGGCCGGAGCCAGCAACGCCTGCATCCGCTTCGCGGCAAGTCTGGTCCTGCTGACTTGGTTGGCCCAGGGCGTGACCGGGGCCATGCTCTGCGGCTTGATAGGCATCTTGTTTCAGGCGGGCATTGCTCTCCTATTTCTGAAGGACATCTTCCCCATAAAGCCGGACCCCCTGCCTCATGGGTTCCATAAGGAAGTGGGGAAGTACTCCCTGGCCATGGTCGTGAGTTCCGTGGTCACCATGTGTCTCAATAACCTGGATCTCGTGCTGGTGCGCCATTTCTGCCCTGGCAACGACGCCGGACTCTACGCCACGGCGGCTATCCTCGGGCGCATTGCGTTTTACGGCCCTGCTGTACTGATGAGCGTGCTTTTCACGGAGGCAGCCACGGCTAAAGCCAGCGGGGAGGATGGCGATAAGAGTCTGTGGATGTCCGTGGGCATGACGGTACTCCTGGGCGGCGGATTCGCCTCGGTATGCGTGGCATTTCCGGAGTTGGTGATGCGTCTGCTCTTTGGGGCTCAGTATGTGACAGGAGGCCCCCTGCTGGCTGTGATCGCCCCGGCCATGGCCCTGTTGGCCACAGCCAACGTGCTCTTCGTCTACTCCCAGGCGCGCAACGAGTTCGGCTTCATGTGGGTGCAGGGTTCAGGGGTGGCGCTGTTCGCCACCATGGTCGTCCTGAAGCATGACAACGCGATGCAGGTAGCCTATATGCTGCTCGCATCAGTGGTCTTCATTCTGGTAGCGACTCTCATTTGGTTTTTCCTGAAGGTCCGTCGCGCAAATGCCGCGGTATAG